One genomic window of Acidobacteriota bacterium includes the following:
- a CDS encoding c-type cytochrome → MATPRTVALGIAIIATCTSSVVLFLPAITAPIHGSATYRPRTPLENAGRSLYVANGCIGCHSQYIRPSDWTYTHMRVSQAGDYIEDSPHLLGSERTGPDLAQEGGMHSDDWHVAHFTDPRYTRPVSIMPDFAFLNDQQMTELIAFIQSLGDKLADQRMARQRYWKQKLIAAYAKGEDDNVQYLNAHVPPQWRDMPNPYPPTPEELARGEFVYQQECIYCHGEVGDGNGPAARYLHPKPFNFTLLKRQPWSGGLLYYQIMNGITGSAMPFFKDDLESAKIWAVSNYIAVEFIGEHIDSNAADSGIDAALEPARKPGLTMPPYEGPIPLPTGVTIQKLYQCCPRTQPKEPKTPCCG, encoded by the coding sequence ATGGCGACGCCACGCACAGTTGCGCTGGGTATTGCCATTATCGCCACCTGCACGTCGTCGGTGGTGCTGTTTCTGCCGGCGATCACCGCACCCATCCACGGCAGCGCCACTTACCGGCCGCGCACCCCGCTCGAGAACGCAGGCCGCAGCCTCTATGTCGCCAACGGCTGTATCGGCTGCCACTCCCAATACATTCGGCCTAGCGACTGGACGTATACACATATGCGGGTTTCGCAGGCGGGCGATTACATCGAGGACAGCCCCCATCTGCTGGGCTCGGAGCGCACCGGTCCTGACCTCGCGCAGGAGGGCGGCATGCACTCGGACGACTGGCATGTGGCGCATTTTACCGACCCGCGCTACACCCGGCCGGTTTCGATCATGCCCGATTTCGCCTTCTTGAACGATCAGCAGATGACCGAACTGATTGCCTTCATTCAGTCGCTGGGGGACAAGCTGGCCGATCAGCGCATGGCGCGGCAGCGCTACTGGAAGCAGAAACTCATCGCCGCCTACGCCAAGGGCGAAGACGACAACGTGCAGTACCTGAACGCGCACGTGCCGCCGCAATGGCGCGACATGCCCAATCCCTACCCACCGACGCCGGAGGAGCTGGCGCGCGGAGAATTTGTGTATCAGCAGGAGTGTATCTACTGCCATGGCGAGGTGGGCGACGGCAACGGACCGGCGGCGCGCTACTTGCACCCGAAGCCCTTCAACTTCACGCTGCTGAAGCGGCAGCCCTGGTCGGGCGGCCTGCTCTATTACCAGATCATGAACGGGATTACGGGCAGCGCAATGCCCTTCTTTAAGGACGACCTGGAGTCGGCCAAGATCTGGGCGGTGTCGAATTACATTGCCGTCGAATTCATCGGCGAGCATATTGACTCGAACGCGGCCGACAGCGGCATTGACGCGGCGCTGGAGCCGGCGCGCAAGCCCGGCCTGACCATGCCGCCGTATGAAGGCCCGATTCCGCTGCCGACCGGGGTAACGATCCAGAAGTTGTATCAGTGTTGCCCCCGCACCCAACCAAAGGAGCCGAAGACGCCGTGCTGCGGGTGA